GCATCGCGGCCGTCTCCTCGTCCGCGAGCCCGCCCATCTGCTCGACCTTGGATTCGACGGCCGCGCGGAACTCCTCGAGGGAGACCTCCTCCGTGTCGAGATCCTCGTAGATCGTCTCGATATCGCCCATTACGTGAAACTAGGCCGCGTTCTCGCTCTTGAACCTTGCCGTTGGTGACTAGAAGAGCGAGTCCGCGGCGGCCGCCCCCACGATGGAGAACATGGAGCCGATGCTGATCGCCGTGAGCGTCCCCATGGGACTCGCCCCGAAGGTTCGTGGCGCGGCGAGCAGGAAGCTCATGACCGTGACCGCCCCGAAAGCGACGGTGAGCAGGGAGACAAACCGCAGCGGGATCCCCAGGAACTTGGCCTCGACCTCGAGGTCTCGATCCTTGTCCGCCTTGTAGAGCGCGCTGTAGCCCACGACGACGACCCCGCCGATCAGGAGGGCCGTCTGCAGGGACGACATCGACTCGGCGAGGACCCAGACCTCCTCGGTGACCACGAAGGGACCCGCCAGCAGCAGTCCGCCCACGATCTGCTGGGCGACGTCAGCGGGCCGGAAACGTGGCCGTCTCATACTCTATTTCTGCGCGGGTGTGCTCCTAATACGTTCCCCCTCAGTCCTGGGCTCGCCACAGGTACAGCGACCCGATCGATCGATACGGGGCCCACGTGGTGGCCCGCTCGGCCATCGAATCTCTCGTCTCGTCGCCGTACAGGTCGGTCATGGCCCGTCGAACGCCCAGGTCCTCGACCGGGAACACGTCCGGTCGGCCCAGTCCGAACAGGAGAAACATTTTCGCGGTCCAGGCCCCGATGCCCCGAATTTCGGTCAGCGAGTCCATCACGGCTCGATCGTCCAGCCCCTCGAACCGGGACCTGGACCAGCCCCGATCCTGGAAGGCCCGGGCCACGTTCCGGACGTACTCGCTTTTCGCTTCGGAGAGGCCGACGGCCTGGAGGGCTGCTGGCTCGGTTGCCAGCATCGCCGCCGGGGTCACCTCGAACTCCGTGGTCAGTCGCTCCCAGGTTGCCTCGGCCGCGGCCATCGAGACCTGCTGGCGGACGATGGACTTGAGCAGTCGTGTGAAGGGGTCTGCTGCGGGTTCGACGCCGAGATAGCCGTGCTGGGTGACCAGTTCGGCCATCGTTGGATCGGTCTGCAGGTGTTCGTGGGCCGCGGTCGGTTGGGCCAGTTCCTCGACGGGCATGGGTGTTGGAGTCTCTTGGGGGCCGACCCACTCCAGGGTTGTCCTCGCGGTGGCCGCCCAGGTCCGTAACGGATATACCAGCGTGGCCCAAAGCGAGAGTGAGTCCTGGTAGGGTAGTGGACCATCCTCCTGGCTTGCGGAGCCAGGGACCGGAGTTCAAATCTCCGTCAGGACGCTCACTTCACTCACTGCGTTCGTTTCGTTCGCGACCTGACTTGCCCCACGCTCGCGTCCGCTCGCGTGGGACTCCGTCAGGACGATACTGTTCTCCCGCTATGGGGGGTGTTCTTCGTCTCCGATAAGGGCGACGCTCGATGACGAAGGCCCAGAAAACAGGTGGTGGTGATTAAATAGCTGTATTGTCCGAGACTTACTGTTTATCGAGTTACCTCGTATCGATGGCGTGGTCGACCTGACTGAGAGGACAACTGTATTCAACACAACACCTACCATCCATGTCAATGGCAGCTCGACACCCAGTTTCAAGAAGACACCCGTGCTTGGGCGGGGTATGTCAGACGGTGACGGAACCTGCGAGTACGTCCTTGACCCGGAAGACCCCGAAACGTGGGGCGGGTTGCATAGGGAGGAGTGCGACGTTGGCGAGGAAATTCTGAACGAAGATGGTGTTTGGACTTGTCCACACGAAGCTGAACCGGGCAAAAACCGCTGTCTTTTTCATCAACCTCTCGTTGAGAAAGATGATGAAAATGTCGTTGATGCGTTCCTGGATGTAGTCGGCGAAGCTAACGCCAGTGACTGTGCTGAAAGGCGACAGCTGGAGTTTGTCGGTGCGAAGTTCGGTGCGTTTGACCTGAGTGAGAACCCCGTGGATCTCACAGCTGGAGACGGCTGGCTTGTGATGGACTACGCCACTGTTGCAGGTGTATTTGACTGGTCTGAGACGATACTTGAGCTGCAGAAAATAACTTTCAACGGAATAAATTTTGGTGCCGATACCCGTTTCCAAGGCACGGAGTTCGGGGGAGTGGCCAGTTTCAAGGGCGCAGAGTTCAGGGGTGTGGCCAACTTCAGCGGTGCAGAGTTCGAACGAATCGCCGAGTTCGAGGCAGTGGAGTTCAGGGAAGAGGCAGACCTCAGGACAACAGAGTTCAAGGGACAGGCCGCCTTCGGGGGTGCGGAGTTCGGGGGGCGAGCCATCTTCAAGGCAGTAACGTTCGAGGGACTGGCTGACTTCCGGAAAACAACGTTCGAGGGATTGGCCAATTTCAACGCAGTACAGGCAGGAGATTGGGCATTCATGGGGGCAGAGTTCGAAAGACAGGCCAAGTTCGGGAATGCAGAGTTTGGCGGACGGACCAACTTCATGTTAGCAGAGTTCGGAAAACGTGCCAATTTCATGTTAGCAGAGTTCGGGGAACTGGCCGACTTCGAGAGTGCAGAGTTTGGGGGAGCGGCTGACTTCAATGAGGCAGAGTTTGGAGGCGGGGCCGATTTTGAAGGAGTAGAGTTCGAGGAAGAAGTCGGATTCAAGGGGGCAGAGTTCTGGGGCGAAGCTGACTTCAGGGGCTCATCGTTCGAGGGCAATGCTCCTGTGTTTAGAGGCGTAGCGTTTGAGGAGGGCTCTATTTTCGCAGACCTAACTCTCGACGGGACTCAATTCAATGGCGGGGACCTGACGGATGCGACTTTTACTGGCACAAGTCTTCGCAATACGAATTTCGAGTCAGCCCTGCTAAGCCGAGCAACATTCTTTGATGCAGACCTCCGAGGAGCAAAACTCAGTGGGGCAGTCCTTGGTGATGTTCGCATCGACGACAGGACGCGATTCCTCGGATCTCCCTCTGAAGACGTCGACACCTCACCACATACCTTCGCGGCTATCCGCTCACGACCAGCCTGTGTCTATGACCCTTCCTACGAGGGTGATGGTGAACAGGAAGACGCGGACAAAGCAAAAAGCGTCTATCGAGCGCTGGAGGAACTCGGCGGAAAACACGCCCGCCCTCGCTTACAGAGTCGCTCGTTCGTTCGACGTCAGGACCTCCAGAAGAAGAACTACTGGGATGATGCGACAGCTAACGAGGCCTCACTCGAAGAACGACTTATAGCGGGCGCTCGGTGGAGTCGAGCGAAGGTGGCACGAGCGACTCTCCTCTACGGTGAGAGCCCGTGGCGAGTTATCGGATACAGTCTCAGTTTCATTCTCGGATTTGCGATGCTGTTCCCACTCGGTGGATGGATGAAACCCGAAGGCGGGGACCCCATTACCTACGCGCAGATCATGTCCAACCCCGCCGAAATCCTCAACTCTGTCTACTACTCCACCCTGACGTTCACGGCGCTCGGATTCGGCGATTTCAAACCCGTTGGATTCGGACGAGCCTTGACCACTATCGAGACGGGACTTGGAGCCGTGTTGCTTGCCCTTTTCGTATTCATTCTCGGTCGAAGG
This region of Halodesulfurarchaeum sp. HSR-GB genomic DNA includes:
- a CDS encoding DUF2391 family protein produces the protein MRRPRFRPADVAQQIVGGLLLAGPFVVTEEVWVLAESMSSLQTALLIGGVVVVGYSALYKADKDRDLEVEAKFLGIPLRFVSLLTVAFGAVTVMSFLLAAPRTFGASPMGTLTAISIGSMFSIVGAAAADSLF
- a CDS encoding DNA-3-methyladenine glycosylase 2 family protein, translated to MPVEELAQPTAAHEHLQTDPTMAELVTQHGYLGVEPAADPFTRLLKSIVRQQVSMAAAEATWERLTTEFEVTPAAMLATEPAALQAVGLSEAKSEYVRNVARAFQDRGWSRSRFEGLDDRAVMDSLTEIRGIGAWTAKMFLLFGLGRPDVFPVEDLGVRRAMTDLYGDETRDSMAERATTWAPYRSIGSLYLWRAQD
- a CDS encoding pentapeptide repeat-containing protein, with translation MSDGDGTCEYVLDPEDPETWGGLHREECDVGEEILNEDGVWTCPHEAEPGKNRCLFHQPLVEKDDENVVDAFLDVVGEANASDCAERRQLEFVGAKFGAFDLSENPVDLTAGDGWLVMDYATVAGVFDWSETILELQKITFNGINFGADTRFQGTEFGGVASFKGAEFRGVANFSGAEFERIAEFEAVEFREEADLRTTEFKGQAAFGGAEFGGRAIFKAVTFEGLADFRKTTFEGLANFNAVQAGDWAFMGAEFERQAKFGNAEFGGRTNFMLAEFGKRANFMLAEFGELADFESAEFGGAADFNEAEFGGGADFEGVEFEEEVGFKGAEFWGEADFRGSSFEGNAPVFRGVAFEEGSIFADLTLDGTQFNGGDLTDATFTGTSLRNTNFESALLSRATFFDADLRGAKLSGAVLGDVRIDDRTRFLGSPSEDVDTSPHTFAAIRSRPACVYDPSYEGDGEQEDADKAKSVYRALEELGGKHARPRLQSRSFVRRQDLQKKNYWDDATANEASLEERLIAGARWSRAKVARATLLYGESPWRVIGYSLSFILGFAMLFPLGGWMKPEGGDPITYAQIMSNPAEILNSVYYSTLTFTALGFGDFKPVGFGRALTTIETGLGAVLLALFVFILGRRAAR